One genomic region from Candidatus Caldatribacterium sp. encodes:
- a CDS encoding dihydroxyacetone kinase subunit L — MYDTLLPALEALKKAKEEGKSLKEALESAIRAAREGMESTKGMLAKRGRSSRLGERSIGHIDPGAASSYFIIEAWFRALAGV; from the coding sequence ATGTACGATACCCTCCTTCCTGCCCTTGAGGCCCTCAAGAAAGCCAAGGAAGAAGGGAAATCCTTGAAAGAGGCCCTTGAGAGTGCCATCCGTGCTGCTCGAGAGGGGATGGAGTCCACGAAAGGTATGCTTGCCAAAAGGGGTCGTTCGAGCCGTCTTGGAGAGCGGAGCATCGGCCACATCGACCCTGGGGCAGCCTCGAGCTACTTCATCATTGAGGCGTGGTTTAGGGCACTTGCAGGAGTTTGA